One Desulfovibrio fairfieldensis genomic window carries:
- a CDS encoding glycosyltransferase, translating into MPAPIAIFAFNRPDLLQQTIAALMANPLSEKSNVTIFCDGPRDEAEALLTGQVRSIAKSVKGFATLDVVTRDENLGGFRAIPDGMRQMFNLYDSLIVLEDDILLSPFALEYFNNALNKYEDKRSVFTISAWSPSANFIRAPRDYPFEVCFFPNFGGWGWAIWKDRFDLIDWSFPEKEDIENYPVLLNNMACIQPNLVKLMLHQKHKINWDVCVDFYRFKNGLLSLFPLKSLAVNIGLFSGQHPVNSIPQYMDIQLTSDHAPDLIDYVFCDPRLMRKFLLAFSGDRSFAFFSRMINWCKCIFSQKFI; encoded by the coding sequence ATGCCAGCTCCAATTGCCATTTTTGCATTTAACAGGCCTGACTTGTTGCAACAAACCATAGCAGCACTTATGGCAAACCCCCTTTCCGAGAAAAGTAATGTTACCATATTTTGCGATGGGCCACGTGACGAAGCCGAAGCGTTGTTGACAGGCCAAGTGCGCAGTATTGCGAAATCTGTAAAAGGATTTGCTACATTAGACGTTGTAACGAGAGACGAGAATCTTGGTGGCTTCCGGGCAATTCCTGATGGCATGCGTCAGATGTTTAATCTTTATGATAGCCTTATTGTTTTAGAAGATGATATCCTTTTATCTCCATTTGCTTTAGAATATTTTAATAACGCTTTGAATAAGTATGAGGACAAAAGAAGCGTTTTCACTATTTCAGCCTGGAGTCCATCTGCAAATTTTATTCGCGCACCAAGGGATTACCCTTTTGAGGTTTGTTTTTTCCCCAACTTTGGAGGTTGGGGTTGGGCCATATGGAAAGATAGATTCGATTTGATTGACTGGAGCTTTCCTGAAAAAGAAGATATAGAAAACTACCCAGTATTATTAAACAATATGGCATGCATTCAACCTAATTTAGTTAAATTAATGTTACACCAGAAGCATAAAATAAATTGGGATGTTTGTGTAGATTTTTATCGTTTTAAAAATGGACTATTGTCACTTTTCCCACTAAAGTCTTTAGCTGTTAATATTGGATTATTCTCTGGCCAACATCCAGTGAATTCTATTCCTCAATACATGGATATACAGTTGACTAGTGATCATGCTCCAGATTTGATTGACTACGTTTTTTGTGATCCACGTCTAATGAGGAAATTTCTTTTAGCATTTTCAGGAGATCGGAGCTTCGCTTTTTTTTCTCGGATGATTAACTGGTGCAAGTGCATTTTTAGTCAGAAATTTATATAA